Proteins found in one Actinokineospora alba genomic segment:
- a CDS encoding aminotransferase class I/II-fold pyridoxal phosphate-dependent enzyme translates to MTDETHPADAAFAWLDAHADDRRRAGLSRQLRPRRADSDLLDLASNDYLGLARDKRVSGAAAAATLRWGAGSTGSRLVTGSTELHSELEFELARFCGAQAALVFSSGFAANLGAVTALSGKNCAIVTDAYIHASLIDGCRLSRADVAVVAHSDAAAAGRALATRRAERGLMVTDSVFSVDGDLAPLTELAEVCRANKAALIADDAHGFGVLGDGGRGAVHAAGLSSAPDVVTTLTLSKSLGAQG, encoded by the coding sequence GTGACCGACGAAACCCATCCGGCCGACGCGGCGTTCGCCTGGCTCGACGCCCACGCCGACGACCGCAGGCGCGCGGGTCTGAGCAGGCAGCTCCGGCCGCGCCGGGCGGATTCCGACCTGCTTGACCTGGCGAGCAACGACTACCTCGGCCTCGCCCGCGACAAGCGCGTCAGCGGCGCAGCCGCGGCGGCCACCCTGCGCTGGGGCGCCGGGTCCACGGGGTCGCGGCTGGTCACGGGCAGCACGGAACTGCACAGCGAGCTGGAGTTCGAGTTGGCCCGCTTCTGCGGCGCGCAGGCGGCATTGGTGTTCTCGTCGGGTTTCGCGGCGAACCTGGGCGCGGTGACGGCCTTGTCGGGCAAGAACTGCGCGATCGTCACCGACGCCTACATCCACGCCTCCCTGATCGACGGCTGCAGGCTCTCCCGCGCCGATGTGGCGGTCGTCGCCCACAGCGACGCGGCCGCCGCGGGGCGCGCTCTGGCGACCCGGCGGGCCGAGCGCGGGCTGATGGTCACCGACTCGGTGTTCTCAGTGGACGGCGATCTGGCGCCGCTGACGGAGCTGGCGGAGGTCTGCCGGGCCAACAAGGCGGCCCTGATCGCCGACGACGCCCACGGCTTCGGCGTCCTGGGTGACGGAGGGCGCGGCGCGGTTCACGCGGCCGGGTTGTCCAGTGCACCCGATGTGGTGACAACCCTGACCCTGTCGAAGTCCCTCGGCGCCCAGGG